One window of the Granulicella arctica genome contains the following:
- the sucB gene encoding 2-oxoglutarate dehydrogenase, E2 component, dihydrolipoamide succinyltransferase → MPTEVVMPQMGESITEGTITKWLKKPGDTVARDEPLFEISTDKVDAEIPSPAAGTLGEIKIAEGTTVQINTVVCTIEESGSAAAAGPAAAAPAKAETAAAPAADTATPAAVDAASTIEAAAPAPTSEGGTDIVMPQMGESITEGTITKWLKKVGDTVARDEPIFEISTDKVDAEIPSPAAGILTEIKVPEGSTVQINTVVAVIGGGAAKAAAPAPAAPTSKAVPPAAPGSATPTASAEAGDRPKSSPLVRKIAKDNNVDLAQVSGSGSAGRITKDDILGHLEGGAKPAAAPATAAATIPAGMVSPTGTPTPAATPAKPVAASPQPGELVPMTKMRSIIASRMVESKRTSPHVHTVFKVDMTRIVKLREKEKAKYEQRNGVKLTYMPFVTRAAIHALRKHPIVNGAIEGDAIRYNKNINIGIAVALDWGLIVPVIKQTEERNFLGIARAIVDVAERARGKKLAPDEISGGTFTLTNAGIFGEQFGTPIINQPQAAILGIGGLNKEAEVLTDKDGNDVIAIRSIQRFTLGFDHRIVDGADAGKFMSDFKAYLENWSEDIG, encoded by the coding sequence ATGCCGACCGAAGTAGTCATGCCCCAGATGGGCGAGTCCATCACCGAAGGCACCATCACCAAATGGCTCAAGAAGCCGGGCGACACGGTTGCACGCGACGAGCCCCTGTTTGAGATTTCGACCGATAAGGTAGACGCCGAGATTCCCTCGCCCGCCGCCGGCACCCTTGGCGAGATCAAGATCGCCGAAGGCACCACCGTCCAGATCAATACCGTCGTCTGCACCATCGAAGAGTCCGGCAGCGCCGCGGCCGCCGGACCAGCTGCAGCCGCTCCAGCCAAGGCCGAGACTGCCGCCGCACCTGCAGCCGACACCGCAACCCCCGCAGCCGTCGATGCCGCCTCGACCATTGAAGCCGCCGCACCCGCTCCCACGAGCGAGGGCGGCACCGACATCGTCATGCCCCAGATGGGCGAGTCCATCACCGAGGGCACCATCACGAAGTGGCTCAAGAAGGTCGGCGATACCGTTGCCCGCGACGAGCCGATCTTCGAGATCTCGACCGACAAGGTAGACGCTGAGATTCCCTCGCCCGCTGCTGGCATCCTCACCGAGATCAAGGTGCCCGAAGGTTCGACCGTCCAGATCAACACCGTCGTCGCCGTGATCGGTGGAGGCGCAGCCAAAGCCGCCGCTCCCGCCCCCGCAGCGCCGACCTCGAAGGCCGTTCCGCCCGCTGCCCCCGGCTCCGCCACACCAACGGCGTCCGCTGAAGCAGGTGACCGTCCGAAGTCCTCGCCGCTTGTCCGCAAGATCGCCAAGGACAACAACGTCGACCTCGCCCAGGTCTCCGGCTCCGGCTCCGCAGGCCGCATCACCAAGGACGACATCCTCGGCCACCTCGAAGGCGGAGCGAAGCCAGCCGCCGCACCAGCTACTGCAGCCGCCACAATCCCCGCAGGCATGGTCTCCCCGACAGGAACCCCAACCCCCGCAGCGACGCCAGCCAAGCCAGTAGCCGCTTCCCCGCAGCCCGGCGAGCTCGTCCCGATGACCAAGATGCGCTCCATCATCGCCTCGCGCATGGTCGAGTCGAAGCGCACCAGCCCGCACGTCCACACCGTCTTCAAGGTGGACATGACGCGCATCGTCAAGCTTCGCGAGAAAGAGAAGGCCAAGTACGAGCAGCGTAACGGCGTCAAGCTCACCTACATGCCGTTCGTCACCCGCGCCGCCATCCACGCGCTCCGCAAGCACCCCATCGTCAACGGAGCGATCGAGGGCGACGCCATCCGCTACAACAAGAACATCAACATCGGCATCGCCGTCGCGCTCGACTGGGGCCTCATCGTCCCCGTCATCAAGCAGACCGAGGAGCGCAACTTCCTCGGCATCGCCCGCGCCATCGTCGACGTAGCCGAGCGCGCTCGCGGCAAGAAGCTCGCCCCGGACGAGATCTCCGGCGGCACCTTCACCCTCACCAACGCAGGCATCTTCGGCGAGCAGTTCGGCACCCCGATCATCAACCAGCCGCAGGCCGCAATCCTCGGCATCGGCGGCCTCAACAAGGAAGCCGAAGTCCTTACCGACAAGGATGGCAACGACGTCATCGCCATCCGCTCCATCCAGCGCTTCACCCTCGGCTTCGATCACCGCATCGTCGATGGCGCAGACGCCGGTAAGTTCATGTCGGATTTCAAGGCCTACCTCGAGAACTGGTCCGAAGACATCGGGTAA
- a CDS encoding acyltransferase family protein, producing the protein MLRLLSDFLPILIPAMPTAPRLPGLDTLRSLAILAVMLFHLQGVLPESFHPVARFGWMGVDLFFVLSGYLIGLQLLRPVTRGEQPSLRDFYRRRAYRILPAYLVVVTLYVLVPLWRESPGISPLWQFLTFTENLFVDYSIHQAFSHIWSLCVEEHFYLILPVLVIALMRRPSFWKTAAALAFVLLIGIATRSYGLIHTLRPLGEDNFSLAYIEHIYYPTWTRLDGLLAGVILALMQSFRPAWWSAVTRRGHLTFGAGLALFALSLWLFANRFSSLTGAAAWGTVIGFPILSLAFALLVASGVSRNGYLSRLRIPGAQTVATLAFGLYLIHKEIVHLDQHVFPNLTADPNAKATLLYAVTCLLAAALLHLSVERPFMQLRDHRSARRTEEQMRTEPAL; encoded by the coding sequence ATGCTGAGATTGCTCAGCGACTTTCTCCCGATCCTTATCCCGGCCATGCCCACCGCACCAAGGCTCCCTGGCCTCGACACCCTGCGCTCCCTCGCGATCCTTGCCGTCATGCTCTTCCACCTGCAGGGCGTCCTCCCGGAGAGCTTCCATCCCGTCGCCCGTTTCGGCTGGATGGGTGTCGATCTCTTCTTCGTCCTCAGCGGCTACCTCATCGGCCTTCAACTCCTCCGGCCCGTCACACGCGGCGAGCAGCCCTCCCTGCGTGACTTCTACCGTCGCCGCGCCTACCGCATCCTGCCCGCCTATCTCGTCGTGGTTACCCTCTACGTCCTTGTCCCCCTCTGGCGGGAGAGCCCAGGCATCTCGCCGCTCTGGCAGTTCCTTACCTTCACCGAAAATCTCTTCGTGGACTACTCCATCCACCAGGCCTTCTCGCACATCTGGTCGCTCTGTGTGGAGGAGCACTTCTACCTCATCCTGCCCGTGCTCGTCATCGCCCTGATGCGCCGCCCGTCCTTCTGGAAGACCGCCGCGGCACTGGCCTTCGTCCTGCTCATCGGCATCGCCACCCGCAGCTACGGCCTCATCCACACCCTTCGTCCGCTTGGGGAAGATAACTTCTCGCTCGCCTACATCGAGCACATCTACTACCCAACGTGGACGCGCCTCGACGGTCTCCTCGCCGGGGTCATCCTCGCACTGATGCAAAGCTTTCGCCCCGCATGGTGGTCCGCCGTGACGCGTCGCGGACACCTCACCTTCGGCGCAGGCCTCGCACTCTTCGCTCTATCCCTCTGGCTCTTCGCCAATCGCTTCAGCTCGCTCACCGGCGCCGCCGCCTGGGGAACCGTCATCGGCTTCCCCATCCTCTCGCTTGCCTTCGCCCTGCTGGTCGCCTCAGGCGTCAGCCGCAACGGATATCTCAGCCGCCTCCGTATCCCCGGCGCACAGACCGTCGCCACACTCGCCTTCGGCCTCTACCTCATCCACAAAGAGATCGTCCACCTCGACCAGCACGTCTTCCCCAACCTCACCGCCGACCCCAACGCCAAAGCCACCCTGCTCTACGCCGTCACCTGCCTGCTGGCCGCCGCGCTCCTGCATCTCTCGGTCGAACGCCCCTTCATGCAGCTCCGCGACCACCGCTCCGCCCGCCGCACCGAAGAGCAGATGCGCACAGAACCAGCCCTATAG
- a CDS encoding AbrB/MazE/SpoVT family DNA-binding domain-containing protein, which translates to MQVSKWGNSLAIRLPASVVEALDLVAGDQIEVHVTGRREFAISRDRSREEALERLRKLRRPLPAGFRFDRAAMNER; encoded by the coding sequence ATGCAGGTATCGAAATGGGGTAACAGTCTTGCAATTCGGCTTCCGGCAAGTGTTGTCGAGGCACTGGATCTCGTTGCGGGAGACCAGATCGAGGTGCATGTTACAGGCAGGCGGGAGTTTGCGATCAGCCGCGACCGGAGCCGCGAAGAGGCCTTGGAACGGCTTCGCAAACTGAGGCGTCCATTGCCTGCGGGCTTTCGCTTTGATCGGGCTGCGATGAATGAACGATGA
- a CDS encoding Tad domain-containing protein codes for MTVTLPPRVKAFLLTFLDDERGQMLPVMALMMVILLGMAGFTMDLGRALYNQRALQASTDAAAMAGAQNLPASTAVSTANQYSAVTGYLNAHQNLPNVTMVSGYPRIECLSSLMAQGMACSAPGNGNAMMVRQQIVMPLLLMPVLGFKTMTLTATATASMNGSTPSPYNVVIVVDSTASMNSLDSDSNCNSTRLACAMAGVQVLLQNLSPCGTGLTTCGAATNGNVSNAVDTVSLYTFPAVASVSQAQLDFDCSTTSPQIAPYQYPVLPVYQIVGFSSDYRTSSSASSLAGGSNLVKSVGGKANCTGLEAVGGEGTYYAGVIYAAQAALVAQALSNPGTKNILILLSDGDASAPASAMPGASTTSGVYPSTRNQCHQAITAAAAATAAGTRVYAIAYGATDTGCATDTLYITPCQTMQQIASAPQDFYSDYTAKGASSSCVSASSPVSSLNQIFTQIAGGLTVGRLIPNNAQ; via the coding sequence GTGACGGTCACCCTCCCTCCGCGAGTCAAAGCCTTCCTCCTGACCTTTCTCGACGATGAACGCGGCCAGATGCTTCCCGTCATGGCGCTCATGATGGTCATTCTCCTCGGCATGGCCGGATTCACCATGGATCTTGGCCGCGCCCTCTACAACCAGCGCGCCCTGCAGGCCTCGACCGATGCCGCTGCCATGGCCGGTGCGCAGAACCTTCCCGCAAGCACAGCCGTCTCCACCGCCAACCAGTACAGCGCCGTCACCGGGTACCTGAACGCCCACCAGAATCTGCCCAACGTCACCATGGTCAGCGGCTATCCCAGGATCGAGTGCCTCTCGAGCCTGATGGCCCAGGGCATGGCCTGCTCCGCGCCCGGCAATGGAAACGCCATGATGGTGCGGCAGCAGATCGTCATGCCGCTCCTCCTCATGCCGGTCCTCGGCTTCAAGACGATGACACTTACGGCGACCGCGACCGCCTCCATGAACGGCTCCACCCCCAGCCCCTACAACGTCGTCATCGTCGTCGACTCCACCGCCTCCATGAACTCCCTCGATTCGGACAGTAACTGCAACTCCACCCGGCTCGCCTGCGCCATGGCCGGTGTCCAGGTGCTGCTCCAGAACCTGTCGCCCTGCGGCACCGGCCTCACCACCTGCGGCGCAGCCACCAACGGCAACGTCTCAAACGCCGTCGACACCGTCAGCCTCTACACCTTTCCCGCCGTCGCCTCTGTCTCGCAGGCGCAACTCGACTTTGACTGCAGCACCACCAGCCCCCAGATCGCTCCCTACCAGTACCCCGTCCTGCCGGTCTACCAGATCGTCGGCTTCTCAAGCGACTACCGCACCTCATCCTCCGCAAGCTCGCTCGCTGGCGGCTCCAACCTCGTCAAGTCCGTCGGCGGCAAGGCCAACTGTACGGGACTCGAGGCCGTCGGCGGCGAAGGAACCTACTACGCCGGAGTCATCTACGCGGCCCAGGCAGCGCTCGTCGCCCAGGCACTCTCAAACCCGGGCACCAAGAACATCCTCATCCTGCTCAGCGACGGCGACGCCAGCGCCCCGGCCAGCGCGATGCCGGGAGCCTCGACCACCTCGGGCGTCTATCCCTCTACCAGGAATCAATGTCATCAGGCCATCACCGCCGCTGCCGCTGCTACCGCCGCAGGAACCCGGGTCTACGCGATCGCGTATGGCGCGACCGACACCGGCTGCGCCACTGACACGCTCTACATCACCCCATGCCAGACCATGCAGCAGATCGCCTCCGCACCGCAGGACTTCTACTCCGACTACACCGCCAAGGGCGCATCGTCCTCCTGCGTCTCCGCCTCCTCGCCCGTCTCCAGCCTCAACCAGATCTTTACCCAGATCGCCGGTGGCCTCACGGTCGGCCGCCTCATCCCCAACAACGCCCAGTAG
- the purK gene encoding 5-(carboxyamino)imidazole ribonucleotide synthase, which translates to MSGTSSRATAKPILPGATIGIFGGGQLGRMTAMAARGMGYRIQVLDPDPACPARFVVDGCIEAGWDDTREAANLARGCDVVTLEIEQISIASMDAAGSLAPVRPGSAMLAIIQDRIAQKDWLHRNGFPIGAYRAVRSLEELRTAVAELGGRCFCKSAQGGYDGRGQGKVGFKAGAVVEEEIRGAWEALGEGPGVAEQAIELEREISVLVARSPSGEVLVYPAAWNHHEHQILAWSVIPAPIPAAMEAEARRIAESIADTFQLEGILAVELFVTVDSRLLVNELAPRPHNSYHASERACVTGQFEQLVRAVCDLPLGAVEVVQPAAIANLLGEIWLGEDGTAREPHFDRALAVPGVRLHLYEKLRPRKGRKMGHLSAVGATADEAVERVLLAMKQL; encoded by the coding sequence ATGAGCGGGACGTCTTCGAGAGCTACAGCCAAGCCGATTCTGCCGGGTGCGACGATTGGGATCTTTGGCGGCGGGCAGCTTGGGCGCATGACGGCGATGGCGGCGCGGGGCATGGGATATCGCATCCAGGTGCTCGATCCGGACCCAGCGTGCCCGGCGCGGTTTGTGGTGGACGGCTGCATCGAAGCCGGATGGGATGACACGCGCGAGGCGGCTAATCTTGCGCGGGGCTGCGATGTGGTGACACTCGAGATTGAGCAGATTTCGATTGCAAGTATGGATGCGGCGGGCAGTCTTGCGCCGGTGCGGCCGGGGTCGGCGATGCTGGCGATCATTCAGGACCGCATCGCGCAGAAGGACTGGCTGCATCGCAATGGGTTTCCGATTGGAGCGTATCGTGCGGTGCGATCGCTCGAGGAGTTGCGGACGGCGGTGGCGGAGCTGGGCGGGCGATGCTTCTGCAAGAGCGCGCAGGGTGGGTACGACGGGCGCGGGCAGGGCAAGGTCGGGTTCAAGGCTGGAGCGGTCGTCGAAGAAGAGATTCGCGGGGCATGGGAGGCGCTGGGCGAAGGGCCGGGAGTGGCCGAGCAGGCAATCGAACTGGAGCGGGAGATCTCGGTGCTGGTGGCGCGGTCGCCCTCGGGCGAGGTGCTGGTCTATCCGGCGGCGTGGAATCACCATGAGCACCAGATCCTGGCGTGGAGTGTGATTCCTGCGCCGATCCCTGCGGCGATGGAGGCGGAGGCGCGGAGGATCGCAGAGTCGATCGCCGACACCTTCCAGCTTGAGGGGATTCTTGCGGTCGAGTTGTTCGTGACGGTCGATAGCCGGCTGCTGGTGAACGAGCTTGCGCCGCGCCCCCATAACAGCTACCACGCGAGTGAGCGGGCGTGTGTGACGGGGCAGTTCGAGCAGCTTGTACGGGCTGTCTGCGACCTGCCGCTGGGGGCTGTGGAGGTGGTGCAGCCTGCGGCGATTGCGAATCTGCTGGGCGAGATCTGGCTTGGAGAGGATGGAACGGCGCGCGAGCCGCACTTCGATCGGGCGCTGGCGGTGCCAGGGGTGCGGCTGCATCTGTATGAGAAGCTGCGGCCTCGTAAGGGGCGGAAGATGGGGCATCTCTCGGCTGTGGGAGCCACGGCTGACGAGGCTGTCGAGCGGGTTCTACTGGCGATGAAGCAGCTGTGA
- a CDS encoding S10 family peptidase, which produces MVVARHRRPISLALITATALLTVSTFSALAQEKPDEKVVVSGPAAAMPHPSSPPDSITEGTVSVGGQTIAFRAVAGTITVGGTDPQDATLGFDGKPLPDLGIKLPEKAEDAPPTARMFYAAYFKKDAAADHRPVTFIYNGGPGSPTMWLHMGTFGPKRIVVPDVQHQEGAPYSIVNNEDSLLDVSDVVFIDAPGTGLSRTFGKNKSEAFYGVDGDGHAFERFIRRFLSKYDRWNSPKYLFGESYGTPRSAVLAADLRTVDLNGIILLSQILSFDNSVDGPNANPGVDQAYALALPTYAATAWYHHKLPTQAPALKPFLAEVEKFALGDYMTALLQGSELPEAQRQAIAEKLHGYTGLPVDYLLRSDLRVIGSNFSKELKLDEGITTGRLDSRFQGPDLDPMSEGSSYDPQSDAITSAWNTAINEYLHKDLKYATQSTYLLSARAGGEFSWNMTHNPPGQRGGGGGSAAGTVETGANVMPDLAYRMKLNPKMKVMLAGGYYDLATPYFEGIYEMHHLPMPKALQSNISYHYYEAGHMIYVREDILKQFHADVAAFIKSTEGGK; this is translated from the coding sequence ATGGTTGTTGCCCGGCACCGTCGTCCCATTTCGTTGGCCCTCATCACGGCAACAGCACTGCTCACCGTCAGCACCTTTTCCGCGCTTGCGCAGGAGAAGCCGGACGAGAAGGTCGTCGTCTCCGGCCCTGCCGCCGCCATGCCGCACCCCAGCTCCCCGCCGGATTCGATCACCGAGGGCACCGTCAGCGTTGGCGGCCAGACCATCGCCTTCCGCGCAGTCGCCGGTACCATCACCGTCGGTGGCACCGACCCGCAGGACGCCACGCTCGGCTTCGACGGCAAGCCGCTCCCCGACCTCGGCATCAAGCTTCCAGAAAAGGCAGAGGACGCGCCGCCCACCGCTCGCATGTTCTACGCAGCCTACTTCAAGAAGGATGCCGCCGCCGACCACCGCCCCGTCACCTTCATCTACAACGGCGGCCCCGGCTCCCCCACCATGTGGCTCCACATGGGCACCTTCGGCCCCAAGCGCATCGTCGTCCCCGACGTCCAGCACCAGGAGGGCGCGCCCTACAGCATCGTCAACAATGAGGATTCGCTGCTCGACGTCAGTGATGTCGTCTTCATCGACGCACCCGGCACGGGTCTCAGCCGCACCTTTGGCAAAAACAAATCGGAAGCCTTCTACGGTGTAGACGGAGACGGCCACGCCTTCGAGCGCTTCATCCGCCGCTTCCTCTCGAAGTACGATCGTTGGAACTCGCCCAAGTATCTCTTCGGTGAGAGCTATGGCACCCCGCGCTCCGCTGTCCTCGCCGCCGACCTCCGCACCGTCGACCTCAACGGCATCATCCTGCTCTCGCAGATCCTCAGCTTCGACAACAGCGTGGACGGCCCCAACGCCAACCCCGGCGTCGACCAGGCCTACGCGCTTGCCCTGCCCACCTACGCCGCCACCGCGTGGTATCACCACAAGCTGCCCACCCAGGCACCCGCGCTCAAGCCCTTCCTCGCCGAGGTCGAAAAGTTTGCACTCGGGGACTACATGACCGCGCTCCTCCAGGGCAGCGAACTCCCCGAGGCCCAGCGACAGGCCATCGCCGAGAAGCTCCACGGCTACACCGGCCTGCCCGTCGACTACCTCCTCCGCTCCGATCTGCGCGTCATCGGCAGCAACTTCTCGAAGGAACTTAAACTGGACGAAGGCATCACCACGGGCCGCCTCGACTCCCGCTTTCAAGGACCCGACCTCGATCCCATGAGCGAGGGCTCCAGCTACGATCCCCAGAGCGACGCCATCACCTCCGCCTGGAATACCGCCATCAACGAGTACCTCCACAAGGACCTCAAGTACGCCACACAGAGCACGTATCTCCTCTCCGCCCGCGCCGGCGGCGAGTTCTCCTGGAACATGACCCACAACCCTCCCGGCCAGCGCGGCGGTGGTGGCGGCAGCGCAGCAGGAACGGTTGAGACCGGCGCCAACGTCATGCCCGACCTCGCCTACCGGATGAAGCTCAATCCGAAGATGAAGGTCATGCTCGCCGGTGGCTACTACGATCTCGCCACCCCCTACTTCGAGGGCATCTACGAGATGCACCACCTGCCCATGCCGAAGGCGCTCCAGTCCAACATCAGCTACCACTACTACGAGGCGGGTCACATGATCTACGTCCGCGAAGACATCCTCAAGCAGTTCCACGCCGATGTAGCAGCCTTCATCAAATCGACCGAAGGCGGCAAGTAG
- a CDS encoding LolA-like protein, which produces MPAPHRKLLPLALAILAAPALAQQPEQPTAAAIMARVAANQDQAEAERSHYVYLQHAHVTSRKGNTVMCEETTDSRITPNATGSDEQLLKLDGRLRGKHGYIPFTTMRPAKHGDDKALHQDDKAAPTDHDKDDVNIDIGDDTDRDLVESMRSGLIHGKSKDGISAGLFPLTSKTQADYVYQLLRTEHLNGREVFHITFSPKDKDDYGWKGDAYIDTTAYQPVVVRTTMARKIPFAVRTLLGTNLPGLGFTVVYAPLPEGLWFPASFGTEFKLHLLFFYSRQIIIDAQNRDFEKTHVNSKIIPVT; this is translated from the coding sequence ATGCCCGCTCCACACCGCAAGCTGCTCCCTCTCGCTCTGGCCATCCTCGCCGCGCCTGCCCTAGCCCAGCAGCCGGAGCAGCCCACCGCCGCCGCCATCATGGCCCGCGTTGCCGCCAATCAGGATCAGGCCGAGGCCGAGCGCAGCCACTACGTCTACCTCCAGCACGCCCACGTCACCTCCCGCAAAGGCAACACCGTCATGTGCGAGGAGACCACCGACTCCCGCATCACACCCAACGCCACCGGCTCCGACGAGCAACTGCTCAAGCTCGACGGACGCCTCCGCGGCAAGCACGGCTACATCCCCTTTACCACCATGCGTCCGGCAAAACACGGCGACGACAAAGCCCTGCATCAAGACGATAAGGCAGCACCCACCGATCACGATAAGGATGACGTCAACATCGATATCGGGGACGACACCGATCGTGACCTCGTCGAGAGCATGCGCTCCGGCCTCATCCACGGCAAGTCGAAGGATGGCATCAGCGCCGGCCTCTTTCCGCTCACGTCCAAGACGCAGGCGGACTACGTTTATCAACTTCTCCGCACCGAACACCTCAACGGACGCGAGGTCTTCCACATCACCTTCAGCCCCAAGGATAAGGACGACTACGGCTGGAAGGGCGACGCCTACATCGACACCACCGCCTACCAGCCCGTCGTCGTCCGCACGACGATGGCACGCAAAATTCCCTTCGCAGTCCGGACGCTCCTCGGGACCAATCTGCCCGGTCTCGGCTTCACCGTCGTCTACGCTCCGTTGCCCGAAGGCCTCTGGTTCCCCGCCAGCTTCGGCACCGAGTTCAAGCTGCACCTGCTCTTCTTCTACAGCCGCCAGATCATCATCGACGCCCAAAACCGCGACTTCGAGAAGACCCACGTCAACTCCAAAATCATCCCCGTCACGTAG
- a CDS encoding TadE/TadG family type IV pilus assembly protein — MQPLNRDLAPAPSQETILDRLRAFLSGKEDSGQSLIEFAVCLPVLLLIVTGIMTFGIGINNFIMLTEATSVGARQLAIIRGQDLDPCANVAKVVYAAAPNLTASGLTFSFVLNGTPYAGNSCASTSATSGSSGNMVQGSSARLTVTYPCNLAVYGINYAPSCTLKAQTAELVQ, encoded by the coding sequence GTGCAGCCCCTCAACCGCGACCTCGCTCCCGCGCCTTCCCAGGAAACCATCCTCGATCGTCTGCGCGCCTTCCTGAGCGGCAAAGAGGACTCAGGCCAGTCCCTCATCGAGTTCGCCGTCTGCCTGCCGGTGCTCCTCCTCATCGTCACCGGCATCATGACCTTCGGCATCGGCATCAACAACTTCATCATGCTGACGGAGGCCACCAGCGTCGGCGCGCGTCAGCTTGCCATCATTCGCGGCCAGGATCTGGACCCCTGCGCGAACGTCGCCAAGGTCGTCTACGCCGCCGCTCCAAACCTCACCGCCTCCGGCCTCACCTTCAGCTTCGTGCTCAACGGGACACCTTACGCCGGCAACTCCTGCGCCAGCACCAGCGCCACCAGCGGGTCGTCCGGCAACATGGTGCAGGGAAGCTCCGCAAGGCTCACCGTCACCTATCCCTGCAACCTCGCTGTCTACGGCATCAACTACGCGCCGTCCTGCACGCTCAAGGCCCAGACCGCCGAGCTGGTCCAGTGA
- a CDS encoding PIN domain-containing protein, protein MNDEASGKVFLDTTILIYAISSDAERSPIAEALLAKGGNLSVQVLNEFVAVARRKLKMSWEETAEALASIRVLCEIPVPLTLTIHDAAVAIAQRYGYQISDATILAAALDSGCVVLYSKDMQHDQRIDSLIIRNPFAAKA, encoded by the coding sequence ATGAACGATGAGGCGTCGGGCAAGGTCTTCCTCGACACGACGATTCTCATCTATGCCATCTCTAGTGACGCTGAGCGAAGTCCGATTGCTGAAGCGCTGCTTGCGAAGGGTGGCAATCTTAGCGTGCAGGTACTCAACGAGTTTGTTGCGGTCGCACGGCGCAAGTTGAAGATGTCCTGGGAGGAGACGGCGGAGGCGTTAGCGTCGATTCGCGTCCTTTGCGAGATTCCTGTGCCGCTCACGCTTACGATCCACGATGCTGCTGTTGCGATTGCTCAGCGCTATGGATATCAGATCTCTGACGCTACGATTCTCGCAGCGGCACTGGATTCAGGGTGCGTAGTGTTGTACTCCAAGGATATGCAGCATGACCAGCGTATCGATTCGCTGATCATTCGCAATCCGTTTGCCGCAAAGGCATAA